GAGCCAATGAAGAAATAGCACTGTATGAATTGGAACAAATATGCAGTGATAGCATGCAATTGAAGAGGTTTATAGAAGAGAGTAATGAACAAAATGAAGATTCACAACCATCAACCAATGCAAAAAAGGTCATCAAGAGCAAAGCATTAAACAGCATACTGAAGCACATGCTGAAATTAATGGATGTTTGCAATGCTCAGGGGTTTGTGTATGGCATTATTGCTGAGAATGGGAAACCAGTATCTGGAGCATCTGAAAGCCTTAGCCTTTGGTGGCATGAAAAGGTTAATTTTGCTGGCAATGCTCCAATTGAAATTGCAAGACACAAAGCAAAGGAAGGAACTAGAGGCCACAATGAAGAGCTGAACTTGTTGCACAAAGATGGTTCAATTCTTAGTAGCTTGCATGAGCTTCAGGACTCGATTCTCTCGTCTCTTTTGTCGTCTCTGATGCAGAGTTGTAATCCTCCTCGAAGCAAGTACCCGTTCGAGATTGGTGTTCCTCCTCCTTGGTGGCCTAAAGGGGACGAGGAATGGTGGCCTCAATTGGGTTTCAGAAAGAATCCGGGTCCACCGCCTTATAGGAAACCTCATGATTTGAAAAAGATATGGAAAGTTGTTGTTCTCTCTGCTGTGATGAAGCACATTTCTCCAGATTTTCAAAAGATAAGAAGTGTTGTGCACCAATCTAAGGTCCTGCAAGAGAAGATGACTTCTAAGGAATCATATACTTTAATGGCTATTATAAACCAAGAGGAATTATTGGCTCAAAAACATATGGATCTAAAGAAGTTTAAAGATGTAAGCAGTGGTTCTAGTTCTTCTATGCTTCATGAGAGCAATTATTTTCGTGGTGGCACAAGTAATGTGGTGCAACCCAACCAACCCCACCATGCTAATTTGGTTGAAGTTAAAGAAAATGTTCCAAGAAATAGCAAGGTTTTGAGACCAACGGCTATAACAATGCAGCTAGGTGATTGCAATGGTGATAAATTGGAGGAACACAACCAACCTCAACATGATCATGTTGTCTTTGAAACTGAAGTAGGTGGTGCAAAATCAGATATGAGGTCCAACAATAATACAGGAAATCCTCATAATAACACCATGGGGATTCCTCATGTAGACCTGAACCATCAACTTCACTTAGAAAGGGAGAAGCATAACCCACCCTGCATTGGTGATATGGTTCAGGTGGAAGCAAATATTCCAAGAAACAACATGGTTTTGAGGCCAAGAATGGCTATAAAGAGAACTATGCAGCTGGGTGATTGCAATGGTGAAAATTTAGAGGAACACAATCAACCCCATAATGCTAATTTGGCTCAAGTGGAGGCAAATGTTCCAAGAAACAACATGGTTTTTAGGCCAATGGCTATAAGGAAAACCATACAGCAATGTTGTTCCATTTATACTTGTGAGAACCCTCCATGCCTTTATCATAATTACCATCTTGGGTTTCATGACAAGGCTACAAAAGATGATCACCAATTGAATTGCCCTTACAGAAGTAAATCTTTAACCATGCCTAGTTCTTCAAAACCTAAACCTGATCATGTTGTCATGGAAGTTGAAGTAGGTGGTGCAGAGCCAGATATGGTTCCTAATATGATGTCCAACAACAGTACATGCAGTGCTCAGAACAATGACATCGATTTTTCAAACATGTTTCCTCATGCCAACCTGAAcctacaacaacaacatcaacaactTCACTTGGAAACAAATTTCTTTGGTTCAGGGCCTGCTGTCAATAGAAATCAATCTCTTGAATCAACCAAATCCCCTGCATCATCCTTTGAAACCTGAGTTTGAAAGGGAAGCCATGTGTCTCTCAATCTGATGGTGATAGATTCAATCAAGCATTAATTGCCTCCACCAGGGATCCAACATGGAGGAAAACATTTGTTTTGGTGGCTACTGCAACAAGTTGGAGAAGAAGGTTTTTGTTCTTTAGAAGCGATCATAATCTACAGATACCTAATATTGAATATTTGCGAAGTTTTAATTTAGTATTTCTTATTTCAGTCCAATAGAGTGAAGGGTACATTTCCTTAATCTTTGATGCTAAGTCTAAAAGCAAAAGAAGTTTGAATGTAATGATATTGGTGTGTACTTTTACTTGACTTTATATGgtttattttgagttttaaaGTAAAAGAAGTTATATAAATGTATCTTATGAAAAAGATActtttatataataatataagaaTAAATCATTACCGTTAGATCAAATCATGAATGGTCAAGAactcaagattaaaacatcttCACAGTCATatggtaatatatatatatatatatatatatatatatatatatatatatatatatatctttgttTGTCAAGCGTTCGTATAGTATATAGACTATGTTAGTGTTTGGTGACGAAACGGAACAAGATAGATTAGAAAGAAACAGAAAATGATGAAAGAGAACAATAATGTTTTGTGTGCTTTGTTGGGTAGATCCAAGCcattagaaaaaatatataattttatttagatATATAACCTTGCataattaatatttgattgagtataaaaaattgaattcaaTTGAATATTACACATTGGATCCGCTTGACATTGCTTATTTCGTGATATAATAACTTGTTTTTgtaaaaataatcacttatacaTTTTTTGATGTTGTTTGTGTACGCttttgaaaaaaacaaaaaaatctgaTTATTTCTTTAAGCTATTTAAAGTGCTTTAtttcatattaaaaaataatgattcttaactctctaaaaaaaattaatttttagagTTTTTAATAGAAGCATAAGCTAATTTGTGTTTGGATACACTCATACActaattaaaatcatttttttttatcttctttcatCTATCATAATAGTTTTTCCTGATAAGCTAATTATGTGTTTGTTTCAGATTAAAAAACACAATCATTTTTAGCTCTCTAAAAACAAGATTAATTTTTAGAGATTTTGAGGAAAATATAAACTAATTGTGATTGGACAcactaataaaaattatttttcttatctTCTCTCATTAGAATCGATGTGACATAAGATGAAGTATGTTTAAGCTTTTAGCTTGTTAAGTGTTAACGACATCCCAGGTCAATGCTAAATTGGCTAAAACGGCATGAAACTGGCAGTGAAGGTGGCCGACACTAATGTGCATTCATTCAGGGATGTAAGGGGTACAGTCCTAAATGCAAATCCGACCAACCCGACTGAAACCAAACACATTTTGGTGTTGGGTTGAGTCAATGGATCaattcatatttttcatttaccCAACCACCATCGGTGTGAGTATCAGATTTGAGGATTGAAGGGCGAGAAACCCGAACCAACCAAATTAGGGGTGTAAGAAAGTATTGCCTGATCCGCAAATCTGACCAATTTGAACTGAACTAAACACATTTTAGTGGGTTAGGTGGATAATTGGATCGGTTCGATTTTTTTACTACACCCAAACACCATATTAATTAGCATACAGAAATAGAACAAGAGTGTTATTGCGATCGATGGTGCCTTTGTTATCACCTTCTTCCATGTATGAACAAGGTAGTATAAGAAAAATGTGAAAAGAGGATCCAATTCGCACAAGTTTGAAAAATCACGTTTTTAAGTTttatgttagaatataatataaaaccattaaagtgatccttacccaatagcttaagcttttgggataagtggttgtttgacatggtatcagagcctctatgaccgagaggtctagagttcgatcctttcTCCCcgcactttctaattaaaaaagtggaatttaattaagcacatggtaggtgggcctgtgcagtaatccacgcttcaagcccaaagggctcttgcgtgagggggcgtgttagaatataatataaaaccattaaagtgatccttacccaatagcttaagcttttgggataagtggttgtttgacattTTAACACACGACACTTATGGCTTATGAGCTTAAGTGACTTTCTCTTTCCACTAAATTCTCACTCGTTGCAGCTAATGTGTTGAACACTATTAATTATTAACTTTTTGACTTTGTATCAATTTCCCTAATTTACCCTTTCCAACCATGAGACTTATCGTTATCTtataagggcccgtttggtggacaGAATAAGCAGATAGAATAGGATAGTGCAATCATATTATGttcttatctgttgtttgtggCGCCAACAGGATAAGATAACACAATCTTATCCCTTATCTTATCATATCCATATTGTGTAAAATTTATCTTGAGTGGGAGCTAGGATAGAATTATTCTAATAGGATAGAATATCAGTTTACTGTAACCCTAAACTCAATTAtatcaatatttatatttaatataatttataatgatATTAATTACCTTGATGTAGTTTCAATTCGTTTTGTACTCTGTTCTTGTCTGATGCTATTTTTGGATCAGACTATTCATATTAATAATactcatttctttttcaaaaaaaaaattaataaatataaaatttaaattttagtaATATACTAAGTTTATTAGTTATCAAATACTAGTTGTTATTGTtaagttaaatttttttatttactcataaatttaattaaaaatgaaccaatttattaattgtgaaaatattgaatttactcatataaaataatgggtaaatagccaagttggtccctgaaagtgtacgccgccttcaacttcgtccctaaacttttaaATGACGCACGTGGTCCCTGGATGTGTCAAATCTCCTTCATCAGCAGTCCCTCGGTTAAAAAAAGTTAACACCGTTAACGCAAGTGTgagttagaatttttttttgtcaaagttgAAGCTTGTGTGGCATTTGACTGTTAAGAAAGTTTTAAaagcttcaatttagtccttgaatctaaaaaaatttatttctcTCCCgcatcttcctctacctctccccaccaccatctccatcttcttcatccttcttcttctactTTCCACCCTCATCCCCTCCCTCTCACGCTCTGACGCTCTCCCTCACCTCAACCCTTTTTCCCCCACGTTTGTGTAAGTGAACTCATCTTCATATTCTGATCATTGGTCACTCCCAATGGATACCCTTCTGCAAAATGCTTATTCCTCACTTTCTCTAACGCCTTCCTTGTCTTCATTTGTCACTTGTTACTACTTAGTTaagattatttttatttatattataatacAAGTAAATAAAATTACTATTCACTAACAAtgaaatagactactcacttataaGTGTTTATATATTAGTAGTAAATATTgattaatttaatattattagttgctattatttaaaactatttctctACTTgcataataatttataatttaaatttaaattaattttgaaaacaaattattagtattttttaattatttttaatttttatcactTGTCACTAATAAGTTAAAACTAATTGGTCAAATATatagtttttacttttaaataaaataggctaattaataaaaaaattataattttaaaaaagtaggctcatttataaaaatataaaaaattaaatttaatagaataatcaatttaaaaaaaattaatttagaaaattaaaattttaaaatattatgtatttATTATTCAAAGGAAAAGATGATGTATTTTCACTGTTTATATTAAATCGTATCACTATGTTGTCCACCTCAAATACAGGATAAGATAAGAGGCTAtcatgctcttatcctatcctatcttttttttaagcaaaataaatatgataaatatatgaaatgttgagaaacaactcATCTCAACATGAGTAAAGTACCTAGCCAGCATATGTAACAacccctttttcccattgttttatttaaaaacgtttatcagagtttaaaaacatatcaagggagtattatacttcttcacgaaaactcattaaaattaacactgattgtgtttgaaaatttataagttcatatgcttttcaaagaaagaattatttatgccaataaaatttctaaaccagccagataatcctaagatgcataagatcacttatttaaataggtttatcttccatgatattccaataaaattcatcatactcagaacttaatttcataagcacttcggccatcaacagtacgacatcgccataatttagaaaattattcaacaacttccataaggagaggttataaaatcctctcaacagaaatgtaaaagtaacgtaaaatatttacccagtgttacattaaagagcaagacacttattttattataataataataataataataataataacataaactaagactctccgaagctactcctcataagccacatctctatctccagtacctgagcgatgtcgcatagaacatcattccaacagaagggtaagaacttacattgtataaaatatagcataacaaagagcaagtaagcAATTCAGATTaggctttataaactcttcaccttttctttaaaatctgagtgattataatatttgctctcaagacagtttcataattcttattgttgtttcggaaaattataagttttaagaagaataataattcgactttaccacaacaacaaaacaattcaccaacaattcaccaaacacataaaaccactgaaaacgtgaaacttagtgtgtgagactctaatgtatgcatgtggtaccaattgttaaccttagcggtatcaccgcgtccactccagacagttaaccaccaatgaagtccactccagacttccagaaccactctagttctgggacaaacctcagttttccgatgaaaaccgacacgttgcctcttgactaaatgaagtgtatttcgtgcaaaaactcataaattaaaacatgcaatttgagaccactccagccccaaatatataacatattttctcaccaaattccataacggaaatcacaccaaaattgcaaaataacacttcaatataattatcaaatcattcactattccaccaacatactagcaacacaaaatcatcaaatgtttcACATCAATTAccagaatcagtttcagaatcaatcccagaaataagcagaaacatagcaaacttgcatataatcctagtactaaatgagcagtccaaatattatgaaaattttatcaaacacaggcttatacgttagctttcatataaaattggtttcacccaatttggaattctgtagagagagttatgctctctacagcacaggtTGTTAGGGTGTTtgcgagcagaaacagagtgaacttgcagataattctggtattgaaccagcaatccaaaaattatgaaaatattacctaatataaccctatgagttagctttcatacaacatTAGTTTCACGCAATTCGGAATTCTTttgagagagttatgctctctacaacacaggctgctagggtgtctgcgggaagaaacagaatgaatttccagatgattctggtattgaacgaGCAAtcgatatgaaaatattacccaacataaccctatgagttagctttcataaaaaattggtttcactcaatttggaattctgtagagagagttatgctctctacaacatagactgttagggtgtctgcgggtagaacagaacccaattttccctagaacctcaatttcgctcaaaatcaattttgctcaccacatgttaacactccacacagtctctcagttctgaattttcaaagaagttgggggttccttcatgttaaactcaacctctgttatactacaattatacaaggtaaattcaaacccttaccttctatgacaccggtacaaagcctccttgacccttttcttcttgaagataaaattctaggttttctccaccttttctcctctccttcacctttcacgtgtttatctgttctgctgcttctctaatcctaattttctgatttctctctttttaattctctcataacccttaaa
This portion of the Lotus japonicus ecotype B-129 chromosome 3, LjGifu_v1.2 genome encodes:
- the LOC130744531 gene encoding uncharacterized protein LOC130744531, translating into MLKLMDVCNAQGFVYGIIAENGKPVSGASESLSLWWHEKVNFAGNAPIEIARHKAKEGTRGHNEELNLLHKDGSILSSLHELQDSILSSLLSSLMQSCNPPRSKYPFEIGVPPPWWPKGDEEWWPQLGFRKNPGPPPYRKPHDLKKIWKVVVLSAVMKHISPDFQKIRSVVHQSKVLQEKMTSKESYTLMAIINQEELLAQKHMDLKKFKDVSSGSSSSMLHESNYFRGGTSNVVQPNQPHHANLVEVKENVPRNSKVLRPTAITMQLGDCNGDKLEEHNQPQHDHVVFETEVGGAKSDMRSNNNTGNPHNNTMGIPHVDLNHQLHLEREKHNPPCIGDMVQVEANIPRNNMVLRPRMAIKRTMQLGDCNGENLEEHNQPHNANLAQVEANVPRNNMVFRPMAIRKTIQQCCSIYTCENPPCLYHNYHLGFHDKATKDDHQLNCPYRSKSLTMPSSSKPKPDHVVMEVEVGGAEPDMVPNMMSNNSTCSAQNNDIDFSNMFPHANLNLQQQHQQLHLETNFFGSGPAVNRNQSLESTKSPASSFET